A region of Maribacter algicola DNA encodes the following proteins:
- a CDS encoding PIG-L deacetylase family protein — MQKHQLYRNQVLRQGLFTLLVILLAGPISCAQKPYEGKVLLAVFAHPDDESTVSPILAKYAREGAKVHLVVVTDGRYGTNDFHDHKAGDELVVTRREEMKCAAALLGVELIHLNFHDQLRAGEGYDGHVPHAREMVKQLNDIVERIKPNAIITWGPDGGSTHMDHRLVGASVTQVYLSKDWQKPMSLYFYGTPVENIDDAEGKTLRGQASKFLRTKVSYTDEDLEMAAKSYRCHYSQIDPMLTEADFIERKSRKGKFVYLRKFEAPKSDSDSVFE, encoded by the coding sequence TGTCATTTTACTGGCGGGACCCATTTCATGTGCCCAAAAGCCCTATGAAGGAAAGGTGTTGCTGGCGGTTTTTGCACATCCAGATGATGAAAGTACGGTCTCTCCCATATTGGCCAAATATGCAAGGGAAGGAGCCAAGGTACATTTGGTCGTAGTTACGGATGGTAGGTATGGCACCAACGATTTCCATGACCACAAGGCCGGGGATGAATTGGTCGTTACCCGAAGGGAAGAAATGAAATGTGCCGCAGCATTGTTGGGGGTAGAGTTGATACATCTAAATTTTCACGATCAGCTTAGGGCGGGTGAAGGCTATGACGGACATGTTCCCCATGCCAGGGAAATGGTGAAGCAATTGAACGATATTGTTGAAAGGATAAAACCCAATGCCATCATTACTTGGGGCCCTGATGGCGGTTCCACGCACATGGACCACAGGCTTGTTGGCGCCTCTGTCACACAAGTGTACCTAAGCAAGGATTGGCAAAAGCCCATGTCCCTATACTTTTATGGCACACCAGTGGAAAACATCGATGATGCGGAAGGAAAAACCTTAAGGGGTCAAGCGAGTAAATTTTTAAGGACGAAAGTTTCCTATACCGATGAAGATTTGGAAATGGCCGCTAAATCCTACCGATGCCATTACAGCCAAATCGACCCTATGTTAACGGAAGCGGATTTTATTGAACGAAAGTCCAGGAAAGGAAAGTTTGTATACTTAAGAAAGTTTGAAGCACCAAAATCCGATTCCGATTCGGTTTTTGAATAG
- a CDS encoding 3-keto-disaccharide hydrolase: MPLLLAIYSSAISQKTIDEGWATLFNGKDLKGWTTKIHHYEVFDNYGDTFRAEDGIIKVRYDQYEGLFNDRFGHLYYDQPYSYFHLSLEYRFVGELFPGAPDYTLLNSGVMFHSQDPRTILKEQDWPISVEMQFLAGVEKGKERPTGNMCSPGTDIFYKGILDPNHCVNSISKTYFGDQWIKAELIVFGDSLVKHIINGKTVLEYSKPQMGGGVVNGYDSNIFNPGTPLKEGFIALQSEGQPIDFRNIKIKNLKGCMDPKAVNYKPYYIEPDPNGCEFR; encoded by the coding sequence TTGCCACTTTTATTGGCTATATATTCCAGCGCCATATCCCAAAAAACAATTGATGAAGGATGGGCAACACTTTTTAACGGAAAGGATTTGAAAGGTTGGACCACCAAAATCCATCATTACGAGGTATTTGACAATTACGGGGACACTTTTAGGGCAGAGGATGGCATCATAAAGGTCAGATACGACCAGTATGAAGGTTTGTTCAACGATCGCTTTGGACATCTATATTATGACCAACCGTATTCCTATTTTCATTTATCTTTGGAATATCGATTTGTGGGTGAACTTTTCCCCGGGGCTCCTGACTATACTCTTTTAAATAGTGGAGTGATGTTTCATTCCCAAGACCCCAGAACCATTCTTAAAGAACAAGATTGGCCTATATCTGTAGAAATGCAATTCTTGGCCGGCGTTGAGAAAGGAAAAGAACGGCCTACAGGGAATATGTGCTCCCCCGGAACAGATATCTTTTATAAAGGAATTTTAGACCCCAACCATTGTGTCAATTCGATTTCAAAAACCTATTTTGGCGACCAATGGATAAAAGCGGAGCTTATCGTCTTTGGAGATTCCTTGGTTAAGCATATCATCAATGGCAAAACCGTTTTGGAATACTCAAAACCTCAAATGGGGGGAGGGGTCGTCAATGGTTATGATTCTAATATTTTTAACCCGGGGACTCCCTTGAAGGAAGGTTTTATAGCTTTACAAAGTGAAGGTCAGCCAATCGACTTTAGAAACATAAAAATAAAGAACCTAAAAGGTTGCATGGATCCAAAGGCTGTCAACTATAAGCCGTATTATATTGAGCCGGACCCAAATGGTTGTGAATTCCGTTAA
- a CDS encoding S41 family peptidase, whose protein sequence is MKKLMRKRIIFPVLALAFLVVGSSFKSDFFEIAKQIEIFTTLFKELNMNYVDETNPAELMDTAIKNMLEDLDPYTKFLNEQDVESYRINNAGEYSGIGALVRTYKDRLLIVEPHQGYPADKAGLKAGDQIIQIGDIKVADFEDNASELLKGSEGSTVDIIYKRQGKLNSTTIERGGIEVDAVPFYKMIDDKTGYIVLSKFNAKATDQTKSALLDLKGKGAEKIVLDLRDNPGGLLSEAINITNLFVPKGELVVTTKSKVKKFNREYRTSNQPVDTEIPLVVLVNGSSASASEIVSGSLQDLDRAVIMGARSFGKGLVQRPLKLTYGTQLKVTISRYYTASGRCIQALDYWNRDENGNAIRNTQFNDFTTRNGRKVQDGGGVLPDIEIAAVKTNDLTMALLQNNVIFDYATDYYFSNKVADVGDFQFTNSDFNSFKTFVRESDFSFETKAEKAITEALSGPENDFLGQEVKDSYKTLLANIQKGKINALDKYQKEIQKNLEDEIIKRYFYRDGLYQYYLSHDDAILAAAELLDNTSKYDSILGNR, encoded by the coding sequence ATGAAAAAACTAATGCGTAAAAGAATTATTTTTCCCGTTCTGGCCCTTGCTTTTCTAGTGGTTGGAAGTAGTTTTAAAAGTGATTTTTTTGAAATAGCGAAGCAAATAGAAATTTTCACTACGCTTTTCAAGGAGCTCAATATGAACTATGTGGACGAGACCAATCCTGCGGAACTAATGGACACGGCCATAAAAAACATGTTGGAGGACCTAGATCCCTACACCAAATTTTTAAACGAACAGGACGTAGAATCGTACCGAATAAACAATGCAGGGGAATACTCCGGTATTGGTGCACTGGTACGTACCTACAAGGATAGACTGTTGATTGTTGAGCCGCATCAAGGTTATCCTGCGGATAAGGCCGGTTTAAAGGCCGGGGACCAGATTATTCAAATTGGGGATATCAAGGTGGCCGATTTTGAGGACAACGCAAGCGAGCTTCTTAAAGGTTCTGAAGGGTCCACAGTAGATATCATTTACAAACGACAAGGGAAATTAAACAGCACCACCATAGAGCGTGGTGGAATTGAAGTAGATGCCGTACCATTCTACAAAATGATAGACGACAAAACCGGTTATATAGTTTTGTCAAAATTCAATGCCAAGGCCACGGACCAAACAAAAAGTGCCTTGCTCGACCTCAAAGGAAAAGGAGCCGAAAAAATAGTGTTGGACTTACGTGACAATCCGGGAGGTTTGCTGTCCGAGGCAATCAACATAACCAACTTGTTCGTTCCAAAAGGGGAATTAGTGGTTACCACAAAATCCAAAGTAAAGAAATTCAACAGGGAATACCGTACAAGCAACCAACCTGTAGATACTGAAATTCCCCTGGTAGTACTGGTGAACGGCAGTAGTGCTTCTGCCAGCGAAATTGTTTCAGGTAGCTTGCAGGATTTGGATCGCGCGGTAATCATGGGCGCCCGGAGTTTTGGAAAGGGGTTGGTTCAGAGGCCTTTAAAGCTGACCTACGGAACGCAGTTAAAAGTGACCATTTCCAGATATTATACGGCATCCGGACGTTGTATCCAAGCCTTGGATTACTGGAACCGTGACGAAAATGGCAATGCCATAAGAAATACCCAATTCAATGATTTCACGACCCGGAACGGAAGAAAGGTTCAAGACGGCGGGGGCGTATTGCCCGATATTGAAATCGCCGCAGTCAAAACGAACGATTTAACCATGGCATTACTGCAAAACAATGTCATTTTCGACTATGCTACGGATTATTACTTTAGCAACAAAGTAGCCGATGTAGGCGATTTTCAGTTTACGAATTCGGACTTCAATAGCTTTAAGACCTTTGTAAGGGAAAGTGATTTTTCCTTTGAGACCAAGGCAGAAAAAGCAATTACCGAAGCCCTTTCCGGTCCGGAAAACGATTTCCTAGGTCAGGAAGTAAAGGATAGTTACAAGACCTTGTTGGCAAATATTCAAAAGGGCAAGATTAATGCCCTAGACAAGTATCAAAAAGAAATCCAGAAAAATTTAGAGGACGAAATTATCAAGCGCTATTTTTATCGTGATGGGCTATATCAATACTACCTGTCGCATGACGATGCTATTCTGGCCGCAGCTGAGCTTTTGGACAACACTTCAAAATACGACAGTATCCTAGGAAATAGGTAA
- the rnpA gene encoding ribonuclease P protein component has product MDTSFGKKEKLKSQKTIGQLFTEGKSLTIFPLKLIYLRTEQQEVCIKAAVTVPKKNFKRAVHRNKIKRLLRESYRLNKGLAFNNTQGNFAFLFLYLGKDMPAFEDVASKMKLLLEKFNARIHEKTNA; this is encoded by the coding sequence ATGGACACTTCCTTCGGTAAAAAAGAAAAATTAAAAAGCCAAAAAACAATTGGCCAGCTTTTTACCGAAGGAAAAAGTCTCACCATATTCCCTTTAAAGCTGATATATCTCCGAACCGAACAACAAGAGGTATGCATAAAGGCCGCAGTGACCGTTCCCAAAAAAAACTTTAAAAGGGCCGTTCATCGAAATAAAATAAAAAGGCTGTTACGGGAGTCCTATAGATTGAACAAAGGCCTGGCTTTTAACAATACGCAAGGAAACTTTGCGTTTTTATTTTTATACCTTGGAAAGGATATGCCGGCTTTTGAGGACGTAGCGTCTAAAATGAAGCTGCTTTTGGAAAAATTTAATGCCCGGATCCATGAAAAAACTAATGCGTAA
- a CDS encoding M1 family metallopeptidase, with translation MKKLLLAVLLIGFLSISFAQNQTNYWQQHVDYTMDVNMDVESFEYTGTQKLVYTNNSPDALSRVYYHLYFNAFQPGSEMDIRLQNIQDPDRRMITEDKKSRIAGLSESEIGYLHVESLTQDGAKVSFQEEGTVLVVDLAKPIPSGGKTTFEMTFKGQVPVQIRRSGRNNADGVALSMSQWYPKMAEYDFEGWHADPYIAREFHGVWGDFDVKLTLDKDYIVGGTGYLQNPQEIGHGYEAPGTSVKKQKGKTLTWHFKAPMVHDFMWAADPEYVHDTLQMENGPTLHFLYKNDPKFMETWKAVQPMTEKAMNFFNRNVGEYPYEQYSVIQGGDGGMEYAMATLITGGDKPGSVIGTMIHELAHSWFQHVLATNEAKHEWMDEGFTSFISALCSNEIREQNKENPFENSYKSYYNLALSGKEQPMSTHADRYDLNFAYGISAYSKGAVFLAQLGYVMGQDKLMETLRKYYEDFKFKHPVPNDIKRTAEKISGMELDWYLTDWTQTTNTIDYGIKSVEPEGEGTKITMERIGLMPMPIDILLVYNDGSRETYYAPLRMMRGEKENPYPQIERTVLPDWPWAYSNYDFTINRPISDIQAVVIDPSQLMADINVENNVWQPEE, from the coding sequence ATGAAGAAATTACTTTTAGCCGTTTTATTGATTGGGTTTTTGAGTATATCGTTTGCCCAGAACCAGACCAATTATTGGCAGCAACATGTGGACTATACCATGGATGTAAACATGGATGTAGAAAGTTTCGAATATACGGGAACCCAAAAACTCGTGTATACGAACAATTCCCCAGATGCATTGAGCCGTGTCTATTACCATTTGTATTTCAATGCGTTCCAGCCGGGTAGCGAAATGGACATAAGGCTCCAAAACATCCAAGATCCGGATAGAAGAATGATAACGGAGGACAAAAAAAGTAGGATTGCAGGTCTCTCGGAAAGTGAGATAGGCTATTTACACGTAGAATCCCTGACCCAAGATGGGGCAAAAGTAAGCTTCCAGGAAGAAGGTACCGTACTGGTCGTGGACTTGGCAAAGCCGATTCCCTCCGGAGGTAAAACAACCTTTGAAATGACCTTTAAAGGTCAGGTTCCCGTTCAGATCAGAAGGTCGGGACGCAATAATGCCGATGGAGTAGCCCTTTCCATGAGCCAGTGGTATCCAAAAATGGCCGAATATGATTTTGAAGGATGGCATGCGGATCCCTATATCGCCAGAGAGTTCCACGGTGTATGGGGCGATTTCGATGTGAAACTTACCCTGGATAAGGACTATATTGTTGGTGGAACCGGTTATCTGCAAAATCCGCAGGAAATTGGTCACGGTTACGAAGCTCCGGGAACATCGGTCAAGAAACAAAAGGGAAAGACTTTAACATGGCACTTTAAGGCGCCCATGGTCCATGATTTTATGTGGGCGGCAGATCCTGAGTATGTGCATGACACATTACAAATGGAAAATGGCCCAACACTTCATTTTTTATATAAAAACGACCCGAAGTTCATGGAAACATGGAAAGCGGTACAGCCCATGACCGAAAAGGCAATGAACTTCTTTAACAGGAATGTCGGCGAATACCCCTATGAGCAATATTCTGTCATCCAAGGTGGGGATGGAGGTATGGAATATGCCATGGCTACGTTGATTACTGGTGGCGATAAACCCGGAAGTGTCATTGGCACCATGATCCATGAATTGGCCCATTCCTGGTTTCAACATGTGTTGGCCACCAATGAGGCTAAACATGAATGGATGGATGAAGGGTTTACTTCCTTTATATCGGCATTATGTAGTAATGAGATCAGGGAGCAAAACAAGGAAAATCCCTTTGAAAACTCCTATAAAAGCTATTATAATTTGGCCCTTTCAGGGAAGGAACAGCCCATGAGCACGCATGCCGATAGGTATGATCTTAATTTCGCTTATGGGATATCGGCCTATAGCAAAGGGGCCGTTTTTCTTGCCCAGTTGGGGTACGTAATGGGTCAGGATAAGTTAATGGAAACACTCCGGAAATATTATGAGGATTTCAAGTTCAAGCATCCGGTGCCCAATGACATCAAAAGAACCGCAGAGAAGATATCTGGAATGGAGTTGGATTGGTATTTAACAGATTGGACACAGACCACCAACACGATAGATTACGGTATAAAGTCCGTAGAACCAGAAGGTGAAGGCACTAAAATCACCATGGAAAGAATTGGCTTGATGCCAATGCCTATCGACATATTATTGGTCTATAACGACGGTAGCCGTGAAACATACTACGCTCCCTTGCGAATGATGCGCGGTGAAAAGGAAAATCCGTATCCGCAAATTGAAAGAACCGTGTTGCCAGATTGGCCTTGGGCATATTCCAACTATGACTTTACGATAAACAGGCCTATTTCGGACATTCAGGCGGTCGTGATAGACCCATCCCAGTTAATGGCCGATATAAACGTCGAAAACAATGTTTGGCAACCCGAAGAATAA
- a CDS encoding S8 family peptidase — MIRTITKSFLVFSFFTLVGCGGTGGLILTPVENIDAVPLKVSDLTEAEKKNWGHLDLASDTIPGMSVDKAYDEIIKNKKGKKIIVAVLDSGIDLGHEDLDGVIWTNTDEKPGNNKDDDNNGYVDDIHGYNFLGESYNEQLEYVRMLRLNIGDQATLAKAKAKLDEEYASALQNKERYEQILQAVKSADAEVKAFLGKEAYTKEDVSGMEASTEAMQRNKSILLQMYSFKDSIPEVIEELGDGITYFTEQLNYNLNKDFNGREVVGDDPYDYNDTDYGNGNPNNRVDDESHGTHVAGIIAAERNNGLGANGVANNVEIMSIRAVPNGDEYDKDIARGIRYAVDNGAKIINGSFGKSFSPNAQWVYDAIKYASDNDVLFVHAAGNDGADLDNPANPNYPNDQINNGVEFADNVITVGALDPKYGSELLASYSNYGKINVDVFAPGTDIYSTYPNNEYEFSPGTSMAAPAVSGVAALIWSQYPNLSAKQVKKIILNSGLPVKTKVILGGDNAKNANLSEISTSGKMVNAYNALIMASKVSNGQLQL; from the coding sequence ATGATACGTACAATCACTAAATCGTTCTTGGTATTTTCTTTCTTCACACTAGTTGGTTGTGGTGGCACAGGAGGTCTGATATTGACTCCTGTCGAAAATATTGATGCCGTTCCCTTGAAGGTTTCGGACCTTACCGAAGCAGAAAAGAAAAACTGGGGGCATTTGGACCTTGCTTCGGACACAATTCCAGGCATGAGCGTAGACAAAGCTTATGACGAAATCATAAAGAACAAGAAAGGAAAAAAAATTATCGTAGCAGTTCTGGATTCCGGAATCGATTTGGGCCATGAAGATTTGGATGGGGTCATATGGACCAATACCGATGAAAAACCTGGCAACAACAAGGATGACGACAACAATGGTTATGTGGACGATATCCATGGATATAACTTCTTAGGGGAGTCCTATAATGAGCAGCTTGAGTATGTTCGAATGTTGCGATTGAACATTGGTGACCAAGCCACCTTAGCAAAGGCAAAGGCAAAACTGGACGAGGAATATGCCTCTGCACTACAGAATAAGGAACGGTATGAACAGATTCTACAGGCAGTAAAGAGTGCGGACGCGGAAGTGAAGGCATTTTTGGGCAAGGAAGCCTACACAAAAGAGGATGTATCCGGTATGGAGGCAAGTACGGAGGCAATGCAAAGAAACAAGTCCATACTTCTTCAAATGTACAGCTTTAAGGACTCCATTCCAGAGGTAATCGAAGAATTGGGAGATGGCATCACCTATTTTACGGAGCAACTGAACTATAATCTCAACAAGGATTTTAACGGCAGGGAAGTTGTGGGTGACGACCCCTATGATTACAATGACACGGATTATGGAAATGGAAATCCCAACAATCGTGTAGACGATGAAAGCCATGGTACCCATGTTGCAGGAATCATTGCAGCTGAAAGAAACAATGGGCTTGGTGCGAACGGTGTTGCCAATAATGTGGAAATAATGAGCATCAGGGCCGTTCCCAATGGGGACGAATATGACAAGGACATAGCTCGCGGTATTCGCTATGCAGTGGATAACGGTGCCAAAATCATTAATGGAAGCTTTGGAAAATCCTTCTCCCCCAATGCGCAGTGGGTTTATGACGCCATTAAATATGCCTCGGATAACGATGTATTGTTCGTACATGCCGCAGGAAACGATGGTGCCGATCTTGATAATCCCGCCAATCCAAATTATCCCAACGATCAAATAAACAATGGGGTGGAGTTTGCGGACAATGTGATTACGGTAGGCGCCTTGGACCCTAAATATGGTTCAGAACTTCTGGCCTCTTACTCAAATTATGGAAAAATCAATGTGGATGTCTTCGCTCCCGGAACGGATATTTATTCTACCTATCCAAACAACGAATATGAGTTTTCCCCCGGCACCTCCATGGCTGCACCAGCGGTTTCGGGTGTGGCGGCCCTGATCTGGTCGCAATACCCCAACTTGAGTGCGAAACAAGTAAAGAAAATTATATTGAATTCGGGCTTACCCGTAAAGACCAAAGTCATCTTGGGAGGAGACAATGCCAAAAATGCCAATTTAAGTGAAATATCTACCTCGGGTAAAATGGTCAACGCCTATAATGCCCTGATCATGGCTAGTAAGGTAAGTAATGGTCAACTACAACTATAA